The following DNA comes from Terriglobales bacterium.
GTGAAGAGGAATTCGCTATGGTACTTCGATTCCAAGGAAGGCCATGATGAAGTTCTTCGGAGACGTATCGGCGCAAACGAATTGGACGCGATTCAAGTTTGCCGAGGTTACGTTGAAGCCCAGCGTGACTACTCGGCTCAGGCCCACGACGGAATCAATCAGTATGCTCAAAAGATAATCAGCACTCCGGGTAAACAGGATGGATTGTATTGGCGAAATGAGGACGGAACTTCCGGTGGGCCGATCGGCGAAGCAGTAGCTCGCGCCATACAAGAAGGATACACGTCCAAAGGCCCATATCATGGCTACTATTTCAAAATTCTGAAAGGTCAGGGGCCGTCAGCGCCGCTCGGACGAATTGACTATGTAATTCAAAACGTAATGATCGGGGGCTTTGCGCTGGTAGCTGTACCCGCTGAGTATAGGGTTACAGGTGTGCAGACATTTATTGTCAATCAGGATGGGACCGTGTATCAAAAGGATCTCGGACCAGATTCTCTTAATATCGCGAAACAAATGGAGCTATACGATCCCGACAAGTCATGGCGATCGACCAATGATCAATGGCCGGAAGTTGCCCAGAACACAGCAGGCCCTCGTTAACACCCTCCAGCATAAACGTCCTGCGTCTCAGCCTGCCGCTTATTTCCTTTCATTGTCACTCCATAAAAGGCCAGCGGAGCGCCGTGGCGCCCCGCTGTGGCTGAACAACATGCCGCTGAGCACTATTGTTACAGCCCTTCGGGTACTCTAGAAAACACCTCAAGAGATAGCGACTAGAACAAATTACAGCGTAATGCCTGATCCAGTATTGGCTTCGGACAGTTCCCCCTCTGGTTTTGCGACACCGACTTTTGAGCTGCAGCTCTATATCTGTCAACACTAGCACGGTGTCATAATTACGAGTGACCTCTCAGGTAACCGCCATCGCGGCTCATAAATTATCGCATCTACCATTATTATCAGCAGTCTCTCCCGCCTGCGGTAACGTAATTTCAAAACGACAGTTAATCCCTGTCACTGTTGGCAGTACTCATATCACTGACTCTGCTTGAGACTCCTAGTTGCACAAACAAGCTGACGTCATTAATAGCCCCGATGCCAGCTCTAGGAGAGTGTTCCATGTTAAGAATCACTACATCTACTATGAAGAAGATCTCCCTTGCATTCGGTGTGATGCTTCTTAGCATCTGCGGAATAGCGCAGGAGTATCCAAAAGCAGAGCTTACCCTCGACTACTCCTATCTCCATTTCGCGCCGGCACAAGCCTATACAAATAATCACAGTGTGAATGGCGGCGGTGGAGCATTCGTCTACAACTTCGCTAATCATTTTGGCGTGAAGATGGACTTGCAGGGATACAACAGCTTCACGAATACATTCACGATCCCTGCCAATCCATCGCTTCCGTCAGGAGCAAATGGCAGCGTGTCAGGCAATATGTTCACCTACCTCTTTGGACCGCAGCTCAAATTCCGTGGCGAGCACGTTCAGCTGCTGCTGGACGCATTAGGGGGCGCCGCTCACAGCAATGTTTATGGAAATGCTTTCAAGACGCTTTGCCAACCAATCGCCGGGGGTTGCTCGGGAGTTTCGGCGTCTCCTTCCAATAACGGGGCGGCGATGATGTTCGGAGGCGGAATTGACTTCCCGATTAATCATCGCGTGTCTGTGCGAGCAGCTGAATTCGACTACCTTTTGACCCGATTCGGGAACTTCTTTACGCAATCAAACGCGAATCAAAATAGTTTTCGATATTTGGGAGGCCTCACTTTTAATTTTGGTCTTCCCTCACCTGGAATTCCAACGGCGGCTTGCGTCGGCCATGACCTCGAAGCGCTGCCTGATGATCCGCCGCTTCCGGTGTCAGTAGAGACGACGCAATTTAACCCCAAGCATCCGCTCAGCTATCAATGGGAGAGCACAGGCGGAAAGGTTATCGGCGATGGAGCTTCAGCAAAGATCGATGTTACGGGGGCGGAACCTGGAACGTATCAGGTGACGTCAAGGGTTACGGATCCGAAGCAGAAGCAGAATAACGTTGCTTCTTGCAATCTGGCATTCACAGTTAAGCAGCCTCAGCCCCCAGTAGTCAGCTGTTCCGCGTCACCAGCCAGCATCGTAGCCGGCACGGCAACACCCGTGACGATCAACGTTCAAGGCAGTACGCCCGATGGTCGTCCGATCCAGTCACGCAAGTTCTCTGCGACTGCTGGTTCTGTCCAGGAAGGCCAGACTAGTGCAGGAGCGGCCGCAGGTGAGTGGGCTTCAATCGCAACATTGGACACATCTGGAGTTCAACCCGGGAAACTGGATGTCAACGTTGGAGTAACCGACACGCGTGGCCTGAGTTCGAGCTGCCTGGCTTCGGTGGATGTGCAATCGCCTCCTCCGCCGCCAGCACCTCCTGTAGTCGCGGAAACGCAAGTGGGAAAATGCGATTTCACGAATGGGAAAAAGCCTTCGCGTGTAGACAATGCGTGCAAGGCCGCACTTGATGACTCTGCGCTGAAGCTGAAGAACGAGCCCGATGGCAAGTTGGTGATCGTCGGATTTGCCGATGCTACAGAAGAGGCGAAATCTCCTGAGCTTGCTGCGGTACGCGCTTTTAACGCGAAATCGTATCTTGTGGGCGGCGAAGGAGGGCAAGGGATCGATGCTTCTCGAGTCGAGATTCGCAAGGGTGCAGGTGAAGGCCAGAATGCAATTCTGTATTGGGTTCCGGCTGGTGGCAATTTCACCTCTGGGAACACAACCCAAATTGACGAATCCCAGATAAAGGCTGAGGCATCTGCGATCGCTAAGAAACCAAGGAAGCAATCAACAACGGCCGCGGTAAGTCCTCGCTAATCATGCAACCAGCAGTTTACTTGCGCCTGTCAACCAACAGCCTGCGCAAGCCCAAAGCCCCCGCTGTAACGTTGCAGCGGGGGCAACCGCGGGAAGAATCTCTGTACGTTATCCGACCATTCTGAATACCGATGTAACTGCCAAATAACTGCGAAAACTGCCAGTTCTTTATGGGCACAATAACACTTTAATAATCCCATGAATCTAGAGCTCTCAGACGCCTCTGTTCTCATACCGCTCTCAGATCGAAAGAACGGAAACAAAAGAAGCCAGCAAACGCCAACGATAAAACGCAAGCAGTACGAACGCGAGCTTTGTAAGCTCCAGGCTAAGTTGGTCGAATTGCAGGAATGGGTGAAGGCAACAGGGGCTAAAATCGTTGTCATCTTTGAAGGCCGTGATGCAGCCGGCAAGGGCGGGGTCATTCACCGGATCATGGAGCGGGTGAGCCCTCGTGTGTTTCGACACGTAGCGCTGCCCGCCCCAACCGAACGGGAGAAGTCACAGCTCTATGCCCAACGTTATATGAAGGAACTACCGGCTGCAGGAGAGGTTGTTTTGTTCGACCGCAGCTGGTATAACCGCGCCCTCGTGGAGCATGTGATGGGCTTTTGCACAGCCAAGCAATATGAGGACTTCCTCAAAATGTGCCCATCATTCGAGGCCCTTCTCAAGAACAATGGCATCATCCTCGTAAAGTACTGGTTTGAGGTTAGTGAGGAAGAGCAGCACAAAAGATTTTTGAAACGCATTGAGGATCCGATGAGGCGCTGGAAGCTCAGCCCAATGGATCTCGAGTCTCATCGCCGCTGGTACGACTATTCGCGCGCTCGCGATGCTATGTTCGCTGCCAGCGACACACCTGAATCACCCTGGTACGTTGTCCACGCCGACCATAAACGACGTGCTCGATTGAATTGCATTAACCACCTTCTTTCGGTCGTCCCCTGGAGACAAATCCCGGCAACTAAAGTCACTCTTCCAAAGCGGCAAAAAGCAAACGGGTACAAGTCACTCGAATGGACTTACCGTTTTATTCCGGAAAGATATTGATCGCACGAAGGACCGCGACAGGCGCGGCGCTCGGTATCGCAATAGTCCTCCTCATCGTAGCTCCGCGCTGCGCATTGTGCTATGGCCACTCTGGCTAGGAGGATACTAACTTCAATGTCATTACAAGCCAAGTCAAAGGCAAAGTGTTTAGCCGGCAACCTGTTCACGCGTTAGCCGCGCACTGAGCTCAGATCTGGAGGCGCCCAGCCAATCGGCCGATGTGAGTCGGGCAAACAAATCGAGCGTTCGAGCGATCGTTCCTGTCCACCCTGTCTGATGACTAGCACCGAGGCCAGCGCCGTCGTCTCCATGAAAGTATTCGTAGAAGAGAATGTAGTCTCTCCAGTGTGGGTCATCCTGGAACTTCTTTGTTCCTCCGTAAACTGGACGCTTTCCACTGGCATCACGCAGGAAAATACTTGAAAGTCTGCGTCCGATTTCCCTCGCTACTTCGTATAAGGTCATATATTGTCCAGACCCGGTCGGGCATTCGACCTTATAATGATCGCCATAAAACTGATACAGATTCAGCAGCGCTCGGATTAGCAAGGCATTCACTGGCATCCAGACCGGACCTCGCCAATTAGAGTTACCACCGAACATTCCCGTGTTTGATTCGGCAGGAAGATAGCCTACTTTGAACTCACTCCCATTCAAGTGGAACACGAAAGGATGTTTCTCGTGATATCGCGACAGCGAGCGAATGCCGAAGGGGCCCAGAAATTCCTTTTCATCCAGGAGATACGACAACACCTTCTCCATCTTCTCTTTGTTGCAAACTGCTAAGAGGCGGCGATCGGCATAGCCAGTGAACTTATCATCCGCAGGAGCAACATGCGTTAACAGTTCGGGATGTCGTTTCTTAAACAAGTCAATCAGCTCCAATAGCCGAGGGTGACGGGCCAAAACTCCGGTCGGCTCAAGTACCGTGCAGGCGCAGAGCGGGAGGAGCCCAACCATCGATCGTACTTTAAGCCGCATGGATTCCCCATTAGGTAAATGGAGCAGGTCGTAGAAGAAGCCATCTTCCGTATCCCACATTCCATCGTGGCTCGCACCAATTCGATCCATGGCATACGTAATCCAGAGAAAGTGCTCCAGGAACCGGAATGCGACGTCTTCATACATCGTGTCGTAATCCATAAGGATGAGCGCTATCTCAAGCATGGATTGACAATAGAAGGCCATCCAAGCAGTGCCATCGGCCTGATCAAGATACCCGCCTGTCGGCAACTGAGCGCTGCGATCGAAGACTCCGATGTTGTCTAAGCCCAGAAATCCGCCTGCAAAGACGTTTTTGCCGTCTGGGTCTTTGCGGTTAATCCACCAGTTGAAGTTCAGCATCAGTCCTTGGAAGGAACGCTCGAGGAAGCGGATATCCGATCTACCTAACTCCTTTTCGATATTGAAGAGGAAGAGAGTTGCCCAAGCGTGTACTGGAGGATTCACATCGCTGAAATTCCACTCATATGCTGGGAGTTGGCCGTTTGGATGCGCGTACAGCGTTCTCAACATCAGTAGAAGCTGCTCTTTAGCGAAATCAAAATCCACCATTGAGAGCGCGAGCGTGTGAAATGCAAGGTCCCAGGCCGCGTACCATGGGTACTCCCATTTGTCGGGCATGGAAATAATGTCGCTATTCAGCATATGAAACCATTCGCGGTTGCGAACCTGGCGATGGTTGGCCCCAACCAGGGGATGAGCCTCGTGCTCAGAGAGCCATCTATCCAGATCGAAATGGTAGTACTGCTTAGTCCACAGCATTCCGGCTAGCGCCTGTCGATGCACACGGCGTTCATCCTCATTCAAAGAGCGAGGAGTAATTCGGGCATAGAATTCGTCTGCGTCGGAAATCCGGGCAGCAAAGACTTGATCGAATCGGGAGAAAGCATCGAGCCCAACTTTGGCGGTCAGCCTCAGACGTATTACTTCGCTGCTCCCTTTGGGAATCCGTAGCGCGTACACGGCAGCGGCCTTTGTGCCAATCTTGGCCGGATTCACAGCTTCTCGTTTACCCGCGACAAGGTACTGATGAAAAGCGTCCTTCACATAGGGAGAAGTGTTTTTACCTCCCCATAACCGTTCAGCATTGGACTCGTTTTCCGTGAACAGTAATTCTGGCTCGCCTTCAAAGTGCAGAGTTCGATCGCCGAGCTTGGGATGCGACGCCAGAACTCTGCCTCCACCATTCAATTGTCGTAGCGTGGGCTTGCTCGAACCGGATTCCCAGGACCAGGTATTGCGAAACCAGAGCGTAGGCAGGATGTAGATTTGCGCGTCTTCTGGGCCTCGGTTGTGCACCGAAATGCGGATTGCCAGGTCTTCGGGATTTTCTTTCGCGTATTCGACAAAGACATCGAAGTAGCGGTCGTCATCAAAGATGCCGGTATCGAGCAGCTCGTACTCAAGTTCTTCACGAGATCGGCGACGATTGGTCTCCACCAGGTCGGTATAAGGAAACTCCTTTTGTGGATACTTGTAGAGATATTTCATGTAGGAGTGCGTTGGCGTGCTATCCAGATAAAAGTAATACTCCTTTGCATCCTCTCCGTGATTGCCTTCACTGTTTGTCAGGCCAAACAGGCGCTCTTTCAAAATCGGATCACGCCCGTTCCACAAAGCCACAGCGAAACACAAGAGCTGCTGATCATCGGAAACGCCTGCAATTCCATCCTCTCCCCAACGGTACGCGCGCGAACGGGCATGGTCGTGGGTGAAGTAGTCCCACGCATTTCCGTCGTTGCTGTAATCCTCACGAACCGTGCCCCACTGTCTTTCGCTTAAGTAGGGTCCCCATTTTTTCCATGGAACTCCAGATTCACGCGCCTGATTTAATCGCCTTTGCTCGGTGGTTTCGGAGTAGTCAATGGGCATCTTTTGTACTGGATTCATGAAATGGGTCCTTGAAGGAAAAATTGGCGAGCCCGTCGAAATCAAATCAGTTGACTCGCCGTCTCAACAATCTGACCGCGGGTCCGCCAAACTCCGTAAAATATA
Coding sequences within:
- a CDS encoding glucosidase — protein: MNPVQKMPIDYSETTEQRRLNQARESGVPWKKWGPYLSERQWGTVREDYSNDGNAWDYFTHDHARSRAYRWGEDGIAGVSDDQQLLCFAVALWNGRDPILKERLFGLTNSEGNHGEDAKEYYFYLDSTPTHSYMKYLYKYPQKEFPYTDLVETNRRRSREELEYELLDTGIFDDDRYFDVFVEYAKENPEDLAIRISVHNRGPEDAQIYILPTLWFRNTWSWESGSSKPTLRQLNGGGRVLASHPKLGDRTLHFEGEPELLFTENESNAERLWGGKNTSPYVKDAFHQYLVAGKREAVNPAKIGTKAAAVYALRIPKGSSEVIRLRLTAKVGLDAFSRFDQVFAARISDADEFYARITPRSLNEDERRVHRQALAGMLWTKQYYHFDLDRWLSEHEAHPLVGANHRQVRNREWFHMLNSDIISMPDKWEYPWYAAWDLAFHTLALSMVDFDFAKEQLLLMLRTLYAHPNGQLPAYEWNFSDVNPPVHAWATLFLFNIEKELGRSDIRFLERSFQGLMLNFNWWINRKDPDGKNVFAGGFLGLDNIGVFDRSAQLPTGGYLDQADGTAWMAFYCQSMLEIALILMDYDTMYEDVAFRFLEHFLWITYAMDRIGASHDGMWDTEDGFFYDLLHLPNGESMRLKVRSMVGLLPLCACTVLEPTGVLARHPRLLELIDLFKKRHPELLTHVAPADDKFTGYADRRLLAVCNKEKMEKVLSYLLDEKEFLGPFGIRSLSRYHEKHPFVFHLNGSEFKVGYLPAESNTGMFGGNSNWRGPVWMPVNALLIRALLNLYQFYGDHYKVECPTGSGQYMTLYEVAREIGRRLSSIFLRDASGKRPVYGGTKKFQDDPHWRDYILFYEYFHGDDGAGLGASHQTGWTGTIARTLDLFARLTSADWLGASRSELSARLTREQVAG
- a CDS encoding DUF2950 domain-containing protein produces the protein MKITFSKLVLWMGVLVASTCLALAPAAGQSQADTAVPQKAFATPQSAVDALVRAAESYDVPELLSILGPDGKDLVSSADPVRDKNAASAFAAKAKKKNVITVDKKNRNRATVSVGSDNWPLPIPLVKRNSLWYFDSKEGHDEVLRRRIGANELDAIQVCRGYVEAQRDYSAQAHDGINQYAQKIISTPGKQDGLYWRNEDGTSGGPIGEAVARAIQEGYTSKGPYHGYYFKILKGQGPSAPLGRIDYVIQNVMIGGFALVAVPAEYRVTGVQTFIVNQDGTVYQKDLGPDSLNIAKQMELYDPDKSWRSTNDQWPEVAQNTAGPR
- the ppk2 gene encoding polyphosphate kinase 2 encodes the protein MNLELSDASVLIPLSDRKNGNKRSQQTPTIKRKQYERELCKLQAKLVELQEWVKATGAKIVVIFEGRDAAGKGGVIHRIMERVSPRVFRHVALPAPTEREKSQLYAQRYMKELPAAGEVVLFDRSWYNRALVEHVMGFCTAKQYEDFLKMCPSFEALLKNNGIILVKYWFEVSEEEQHKRFLKRIEDPMRRWKLSPMDLESHRRWYDYSRARDAMFAASDTPESPWYVVHADHKRRARLNCINHLLSVVPWRQIPATKVTLPKRQKANGYKSLEWTYRFIPERY